A single region of the Microbulbifer sp. MKSA007 genome encodes:
- a CDS encoding M13-type metalloendopeptidase yields the protein MKKLLLPLAIAGTLIGVQAPLFAVAHDHTNSKATIDQVKLSSGIDLNAMDTSVRPQDDFFAYVNGTWLKNTEIPADKSRWGGFSILRDQSTEQVKALIMEASQGAKSADAKQIGDLYNSFMDKKLIEKKGLSAISGELAKVDAIKSRKGLTDFFAYADTVGYDVPFGGSIWQDLKQVENYMTFLWQAGLGLPDRDYYFEDTEKSKKLREAYITYLTDLQDLAGLKEADDFANKIFKLEKSLAKHHRSRVDNRDPEKYYNKKTVAELKELMPVVDWDSYLAKAQLKKADNFIVGQPEYLEAANKIIANTELATWKRYLKVKVLNAAAPYMHDEIAQLRFDFYGTTVHGIEQMEPRWKRGVEFVNGSVGELVGKRYVEKHFPPEAKERMIVLVDNLKAAYRESIESLEWMGEDTKKQALFKLSNFSTKIGYPDKWRDYSNLTVKSDDLIGNVLAANLFESSYDRNKLGKPIDRDEWGMSPQTVNAYYNPAMNEIVFPAAILQPPFFNMNADDAVNYGGIGGVIGHEIGHGFDDKGSKFDGRGYLNNWWTDSDRDNFEQLTSKLVSQYNTYEPLEGEHINGELTLGENIGDLSGLGIAYKAYKMSLDGEEAPVIDGFTGDQRVFMGWAQVWRSKMRDKALSGRLKVDSHSPAEYRVKGVLPNIDAFYEAFDIKEGDGMYLPEEERVTVW from the coding sequence ATGAAAAAATTACTATTACCACTCGCTATCGCTGGTACCCTGATCGGAGTCCAGGCTCCCCTCTTCGCAGTCGCTCATGACCACACTAACAGTAAAGCTACCATTGATCAGGTAAAGCTCTCCTCAGGTATTGACCTAAATGCCATGGATACCAGTGTACGGCCTCAAGACGACTTCTTTGCTTATGTAAACGGCACTTGGCTGAAGAATACTGAAATCCCTGCGGACAAGTCCCGCTGGGGTGGTTTCTCTATTCTGAGAGATCAAAGTACCGAGCAAGTCAAAGCTCTGATTATGGAAGCCAGCCAAGGAGCTAAGAGCGCCGATGCCAAGCAAATCGGAGATCTCTACAACAGCTTTATGGATAAAAAGCTGATCGAGAAAAAAGGGCTCTCCGCTATTTCCGGCGAACTCGCCAAAGTTGATGCAATTAAGAGCCGCAAGGGTCTTACCGATTTCTTCGCCTATGCGGACACCGTCGGCTACGATGTACCATTTGGTGGCAGCATCTGGCAGGACCTGAAACAAGTAGAAAACTACATGACCTTCCTGTGGCAGGCAGGCCTAGGACTCCCTGATCGCGACTACTACTTCGAAGACACTGAGAAGAGTAAAAAGCTCCGCGAAGCTTATATAACCTACCTCACTGACCTGCAAGACCTCGCGGGACTTAAAGAGGCTGACGACTTTGCCAACAAAATCTTCAAACTCGAGAAAAGTTTGGCAAAACACCATCGCAGCCGCGTTGATAACCGGGACCCGGAAAAGTATTACAACAAGAAAACTGTTGCTGAACTTAAAGAGCTAATGCCCGTTGTAGATTGGGACAGCTACCTGGCCAAAGCCCAATTGAAAAAAGCAGATAATTTTATTGTCGGCCAGCCTGAGTACCTGGAAGCGGCCAATAAGATTATTGCCAATACTGAACTGGCAACCTGGAAGCGCTATCTGAAGGTCAAAGTACTCAATGCAGCGGCGCCCTACATGCATGACGAAATCGCACAATTGCGCTTTGACTTCTATGGCACCACCGTTCACGGTATCGAGCAGATGGAGCCCCGTTGGAAGCGCGGAGTGGAATTCGTTAATGGTTCTGTTGGCGAGCTGGTCGGTAAGCGTTACGTAGAAAAGCACTTCCCACCGGAAGCCAAAGAGCGAATGATTGTACTTGTGGACAATCTGAAAGCCGCTTACCGGGAATCCATTGAGTCCCTCGAGTGGATGGGCGAAGACACCAAAAAGCAGGCTCTGTTTAAGCTAAGCAATTTTTCCACAAAAATCGGCTACCCAGACAAGTGGCGTGACTATAGTAACTTGACGGTTAAATCCGATGACCTGATTGGCAACGTTCTGGCAGCCAACTTGTTTGAGTCCTCTTACGATCGCAATAAGCTGGGTAAGCCAATTGATCGTGATGAGTGGGGCATGAGCCCACAGACGGTGAATGCTTACTACAACCCAGCCATGAATGAAATCGTATTCCCTGCAGCGATTCTGCAACCACCATTCTTTAATATGAATGCGGATGATGCAGTCAACTACGGTGGTATCGGCGGTGTAATCGGCCACGAGATTGGACACGGGTTCGATGATAAAGGCAGTAAATTTGATGGGCGCGGCTATCTCAACAACTGGTGGACCGACTCCGATCGTGACAATTTTGAACAGCTGACCAGCAAGCTCGTATCCCAGTACAACACCTACGAGCCGCTTGAGGGTGAGCACATCAACGGCGAGCTGACCCTGGGCGAGAATATCGGCGATTTGTCAGGCCTGGGAATTGCCTATAAAGCTTATAAAATGTCTCTAGATGGAGAAGAGGCACCTGTTATTGACGGCTTTACTGGCGATCAGAGGGTCTTTATGGGCTGGGCTCAGGTGTGGCGCAGCAAGATGCGCGATAAAGCCCTCAGTGGACGTTTGAAGGTAGATAGCCACTCTCCCGCTGAGTATCGTGTGAAAGGCGTACTGCCAAATATCGATGCCTTCTACGAAGCATTCGATATTAAGGAAGGCGACGGTATGTACCTGCCTGAAGAGGAACGGGTAACTGTCTGGTAA
- a CDS encoding MFS transporter yields MSQSNQFKLLASRRFTPLFLSLLGSVFNDSLFKNSLLVILAFHLAKAEANTLINLASSLYVIPYFLFSLAAGQLADKYEKGRVIRIIKAAEILISILGAIALLTDDRVLSFIVLILFATHTAFFSPVRYAILPQHLKQSELLGGNGLAQVASFFGLLVGTIVGTLLAGDVGQGKPGLLYLSLVMVTVAVLGYLASRAIPPLHPPPPI; encoded by the coding sequence ATGTCTCAAAGCAACCAGTTCAAGCTCCTCGCCAGTCGCCGCTTTACGCCACTGTTTCTCTCACTGTTAGGCAGTGTTTTTAATGACAGCCTGTTTAAAAACTCCCTGCTAGTCATACTGGCATTTCATTTGGCCAAAGCAGAAGCCAATACACTGATTAACCTTGCCAGTAGCCTCTATGTCATACCGTATTTTCTATTTTCACTCGCCGCTGGACAATTGGCTGACAAGTATGAAAAGGGTCGAGTCATAAGAATTATTAAAGCCGCCGAAATACTAATCAGTATCCTCGGGGCCATTGCACTACTCACTGATGACCGAGTTTTAAGTTTTATCGTATTAATACTTTTTGCCACCCACACAGCTTTCTTTAGCCCTGTCCGATATGCCATCTTGCCTCAGCACCTAAAGCAATCAGAATTACTTGGAGGAAATGGTTTAGCCCAGGTTGCATCCTTTTTCGGATTACTGGTTGGAACAATTGTCGGCACCCTCCTAGCCGGTGATGTGGGCCAGGGAAAACCAGGGCTTTTATATCTAAGCTTGGTGATGGTCACTGTCGCCGTACTAGGCTATCTCGCAAGTAGGGCAATCCCCCCGCTCCATCCTCCGCCCCCAATTTAA
- a CDS encoding TonB family protein, translating into MKSIKIVLSFWVFTFALTAKAAPLLNGLALEKQFNKDIYIAAIYSENLTRDSSTLLDNNIPRRLEVRVITKSLPARRLRNQWMEAIAINNRGDTLSSQAENMVTFANLFKGRFAHGDQLSIEFAADTGSTTISLNSIRLGEIADPDFFNTLLRAWIGSVPPSTDFKDGLLSAGQVSGSLVTTFESLAPTSERIAELQLKQISQEEAIAAEGAPTEATKPKPAIEIADLPPPTLALAATAPAATVVTEADSIQGDSEQGPQPEGALPAQAEDEIELITVPPEDGPVLAADVEDMMEEEAPLTADMILARQIYHSSLLRHTFRYIRYPKRAQERGQEGSVRLNVTIGSQGQLIDIQPIQESRFSSLNREAQAAVRRAEPYPGVPMQLGADSYSFSIPITFRLPD; encoded by the coding sequence ATGAAATCGATAAAAATTGTCCTCTCTTTTTGGGTGTTTACATTTGCTCTCACTGCGAAAGCTGCACCACTTTTAAACGGTCTTGCACTAGAAAAACAATTTAATAAAGACATTTATATCGCTGCAATATACTCGGAAAATCTAACCCGGGATTCCAGCACACTACTCGATAACAATATTCCTCGGCGCTTGGAGGTTCGTGTTATCACCAAAAGTCTGCCGGCACGGCGACTCCGCAATCAATGGATGGAAGCCATTGCGATTAACAACCGTGGAGATACGCTCAGCAGTCAGGCAGAAAACATGGTGACCTTTGCCAATCTGTTTAAGGGGCGCTTTGCTCACGGTGATCAATTGAGTATCGAGTTCGCCGCCGATACCGGCTCGACAACAATCTCCCTTAACAGTATTCGACTTGGAGAGATTGCTGACCCCGACTTCTTCAATACCTTGCTACGAGCCTGGATTGGTTCTGTCCCTCCCTCTACTGACTTTAAAGATGGGCTGCTTTCCGCCGGCCAAGTGTCAGGTAGCCTGGTAACTACATTCGAGTCCCTGGCCCCAACAAGCGAGAGAATTGCCGAATTACAACTCAAGCAAATAAGCCAGGAAGAGGCCATTGCCGCCGAAGGGGCGCCAACCGAAGCCACTAAGCCTAAACCAGCTATTGAAATCGCTGATCTTCCGCCTCCAACTCTGGCCCTAGCCGCAACCGCTCCCGCAGCAACGGTTGTAACTGAGGCCGATAGTATTCAAGGGGACAGTGAACAGGGACCACAACCGGAAGGGGCCCTTCCAGCACAAGCTGAGGATGAGATTGAGCTGATTACAGTCCCCCCCGAGGATGGCCCGGTGCTGGCTGCAGATGTCGAAGATATGATGGAAGAGGAGGCTCCCCTAACGGCTGATATGATTCTGGCACGTCAGATCTACCACTCCAGCTTACTGCGCCACACCTTCCGCTACATTCGCTACCCTAAACGGGCCCAAGAGCGGGGCCAAGAAGGTAGTGTTCGCTTAAATGTGACGATCGGCTCCCAGGGACAGTTGATAGACATCCAGCCGATCCAGGAGTCCCGTTTCTCCAGTCTCAACCGAGAAGCCCAAGCTGCCGTTCGCCGAGCGGAGCCTTACCCTGGTGTACCTATGCAGTTAGGTGCTGATAGCTACAGTTTTTCAATTCCTATCACATTCCGCTTACCAGACTAA
- a CDS encoding MFS transporter — MANQSQFHLLTSRRFLPFFCTQFLGAFNDNVYKNALIVMIAFRLVESEANALINLAAGLFILPFFLFSASAGQIADKYDKGRLIRWIKLGEIGIGALGVFALFSGSNALCLTVLFLLGIQSAFFGPVKYAIIPQHLKRSELIGGNALVEMGTFVAILTGTIVGSLLAGLTGHGQQGVLYLGLVIMGAATLGYLASRSIPAAPAPTPNLKINPNPITQTHKILRASANTPSIFYSIIGISWFWLMGAAYLTQIPSFTKNVLGGSESVVTLLLCSFTIGIAIGSLICERLSSGFIELGLVPVGATGLTISGIALGIVGGNFAELHEASFTAFLSTDGAYSLLSCLVLLGMFGGLYIVPLYTMIQDRSDPAIRAQIISVNNILNALFMVVSALLGILFLNMLDATIPQFFLVIALMNAAVAIFVFAKVPEFAMRFLIWALSHTMYRVKHQGLEQIPTEGPALIACNHVSYVDALLLAGAVRRPIRFIMYKPIYEIPILHFVFKTGRAIPICSKQKDPEGYEQAFQAIEDGLKDGDLLCIFPEGQLTKDGELQPFKAGIEKILERTPVPVIPMALQGLWGSFFSHKDGHAFTTLPKRFWSRVSVVAGRPVEAAGAKAEALYRQVLGLRGEKR; from the coding sequence ATGGCTAACCAGTCTCAGTTTCATCTTCTCACTAGCCGCCGCTTTTTGCCGTTCTTCTGCACCCAGTTCCTGGGCGCCTTCAATGACAATGTTTATAAAAATGCCCTAATTGTCATGATCGCCTTTCGCCTGGTGGAAAGCGAAGCGAATGCACTAATTAACCTGGCTGCTGGTTTGTTTATTCTTCCCTTTTTCTTATTTTCTGCTTCCGCCGGTCAGATCGCAGACAAATACGACAAGGGGAGGTTGATACGCTGGATTAAGCTAGGAGAGATCGGAATCGGTGCTCTGGGTGTTTTCGCCCTTTTTAGCGGAAGCAACGCACTCTGTTTAACTGTGCTCTTTCTCCTGGGCATACAGTCCGCCTTTTTTGGCCCTGTGAAGTACGCGATTATCCCTCAGCACTTGAAGCGTTCCGAACTGATAGGGGGCAATGCTCTGGTGGAAATGGGGACATTTGTGGCCATTTTGACGGGAACGATTGTCGGTAGCCTACTCGCAGGCCTCACAGGCCATGGGCAACAAGGGGTCCTCTACTTAGGCCTGGTAATTATGGGTGCAGCTACCCTGGGATATCTGGCCAGCCGCTCAATTCCTGCGGCGCCAGCCCCCACACCCAATCTCAAAATAAACCCTAACCCAATTACTCAAACCCATAAAATACTCCGTGCCAGCGCGAATACTCCCTCAATTTTCTACTCCATTATTGGAATATCTTGGTTTTGGTTAATGGGAGCGGCATATCTGACACAAATTCCCAGTTTTACCAAGAATGTCCTAGGTGGCAGTGAATCAGTGGTTACATTGCTACTATGCAGTTTTACCATTGGTATTGCCATTGGGTCCTTGATCTGCGAGCGCCTCTCCAGTGGATTTATTGAACTTGGCCTGGTGCCTGTTGGCGCGACTGGACTGACCATAAGTGGTATCGCCCTGGGTATTGTCGGGGGAAACTTTGCAGAACTCCATGAAGCCAGCTTTACTGCATTTCTAAGTACCGATGGTGCATACTCTCTTCTCAGTTGCTTGGTACTGCTGGGGATGTTTGGGGGGCTTTACATCGTTCCTCTGTACACCATGATCCAGGACCGATCCGACCCGGCAATTCGTGCACAAATCATCTCCGTAAACAATATTTTGAACGCCCTCTTCATGGTGGTTTCGGCTCTACTTGGAATTCTGTTCCTCAATATGCTAGACGCGACCATACCGCAGTTCTTTCTTGTAATTGCCCTTATGAATGCGGCGGTCGCCATTTTTGTGTTCGCCAAGGTGCCAGAATTTGCTATGCGCTTTTTGATCTGGGCCTTATCCCACACCATGTACCGGGTAAAGCACCAAGGGCTTGAACAGATACCCACAGAGGGACCAGCCCTAATCGCTTGTAATCATGTGAGTTATGTCGACGCACTATTACTCGCCGGCGCTGTTCGCCGCCCTATCCGCTTTATTATGTACAAGCCCATTTATGAAATTCCAATTTTGCACTTCGTCTTCAAAACAGGCAGGGCAATTCCAATTTGCTCCAAGCAGAAAGACCCTGAAGGGTATGAACAGGCTTTTCAAGCCATTGAGGACGGGCTAAAAGATGGAGATCTTCTCTGCATATTCCCCGAAGGTCAGTTAACTAAAGACGGAGAACTACAGCCATTTAAAGCCGGCATAGAAAAAATTCTGGAGAGAACCCCCGTCCCTGTAATTCCTATGGCCCTCCAAGGTCTCTGGGGTAGCTTTTTCAGCCACAAAGACGGTCATGCCTTCACTACATTGCCTAAGCGTTTTTGGTCGCGGGTGAGCGTCGTTGCCGGCAGGCCTGTCGAAGCAGCCGGTGCCAAGGCAGAGGCTCTATACCGCCAGGTGCTGGGCTTGCGCGGAGAGAAGCGTTAG
- a CDS encoding cyclic nucleotide-binding domain-containing protein, with the protein MEIKPLSEYPRDAVDRLLNVIHLFRDIRASSEWQYDVLLKRSRLVSLQSGEQLLRAGDVDQWVYFLLRGELHVKVNSPAAEEAPGNERPLAVIRPGELFGDLSMLLAEPRSADVFAANNSQDTQVLGVDCTLFGDLEDLSLLQLPAKLVFYRNMVHSLRWKLEVYRSKYPGHQLANSHRKLKLYTGPKNSREELIALAEQAKALAQILLDWNAEFGSGELVDDESDMLGFLESMLS; encoded by the coding sequence ATGGAAATTAAACCTCTTAGCGAGTATCCACGGGATGCTGTGGATCGTCTTCTCAATGTCATCCATCTATTTCGGGATATTCGTGCCTCGAGTGAGTGGCAATACGATGTATTGCTAAAGCGCTCCCGGTTGGTCAGCCTTCAGTCGGGTGAACAGCTGCTGCGTGCAGGGGATGTGGATCAATGGGTCTACTTCTTGTTACGCGGTGAGTTACATGTGAAGGTGAACAGTCCCGCAGCTGAGGAGGCTCCGGGAAATGAACGTCCTTTGGCGGTAATACGTCCAGGTGAGTTATTTGGTGATTTGTCGATGCTATTGGCGGAGCCCCGCAGTGCCGATGTATTTGCCGCGAATAATAGCCAGGATACTCAGGTTCTGGGCGTTGATTGTACGCTGTTTGGTGACCTGGAAGACTTATCACTTTTACAGTTGCCAGCAAAACTGGTTTTCTATCGCAATATGGTGCATTCATTGCGTTGGAAACTGGAGGTCTATAGGTCCAAGTATCCGGGGCATCAGTTGGCGAATAGCCATAGAAAGCTGAAACTTTATACGGGACCAAAAAATAGCCGGGAAGAGTTAATTGCCTTAGCGGAACAGGCTAAAGCTTTGGCTCAAATTCTGCTCGACTGGAATGCGGAGTTTGGTTCTGGTGAGCTGGTTGATGATGAATCCGACATGCTTGGATTTCTGGAATCTATGCTGTCGTAG
- a CDS encoding efflux RND transporter periplasmic adaptor subunit, protein MAIIVSVIAILWLLSGQLFSDAEDEQSEPKEVTAKKPEPELRIQAQIIESSPYATQILVNGRTEANRHVRLRAELDGIIAALPVSEGQTVRQGDVICEIEAEDRIEQLALAEAAKRKAEIDFAGAEKLKKKGLQSDTTMAQQQVELARSKAEYTRAKVTVEKLKIRAPFAGVVNSRAVELGDFIRRGEECATILDLDPILIVGEVSEDQVGSLVEGGPARAQLQRGLLVDGYLRYISQQAQEITRAYRVEVAVDNPGNQLPGGLSGQLVLPTGEITAHHINASLLTLDDSGELGVRTLNDKNQVQFINVSLVGDGDGGVWVSGLPDTVTLITVGQEYVTTGDLVRAEILKTGVEFSRENEAKKAPAVDSADSAEVTPVSETSVIPEGDSR, encoded by the coding sequence ATGGCAATTATTGTTTCGGTGATCGCTATTTTATGGCTGCTGAGTGGGCAGTTATTCTCCGATGCAGAGGATGAGCAGTCAGAACCTAAAGAGGTAACTGCCAAGAAGCCAGAGCCTGAATTGCGAATTCAAGCCCAAATCATTGAGTCCAGCCCATACGCCACTCAGATACTAGTGAATGGACGCACTGAGGCTAACCGGCATGTACGTTTGCGCGCTGAACTGGATGGCATTATTGCTGCACTTCCAGTTTCGGAAGGGCAGACAGTTAGACAAGGGGATGTCATTTGCGAAATCGAGGCTGAAGATCGTATCGAGCAACTGGCATTAGCTGAAGCGGCAAAACGCAAAGCAGAAATAGACTTTGCCGGTGCTGAGAAACTTAAGAAAAAAGGATTGCAGTCGGATACAACAATGGCCCAGCAGCAAGTTGAGCTTGCCCGAAGTAAGGCGGAGTACACACGTGCCAAAGTGACGGTAGAGAAACTGAAAATTCGTGCACCATTTGCTGGAGTAGTGAATAGCCGAGCGGTGGAGCTGGGAGATTTTATTCGCCGGGGAGAGGAATGCGCGACCATTCTTGACTTGGATCCCATCTTAATTGTTGGCGAAGTTTCAGAGGATCAAGTGGGGAGCCTTGTTGAGGGCGGGCCGGCCAGAGCCCAATTACAAAGAGGGCTGCTAGTAGACGGATACCTCCGTTATATCAGTCAACAGGCGCAGGAAATTACTCGGGCTTACCGAGTGGAGGTAGCAGTAGATAATCCAGGTAATCAACTTCCCGGAGGCTTGAGTGGTCAGCTGGTCCTCCCGACCGGTGAAATTACGGCCCACCATATTAATGCTTCTCTACTCACGCTGGATGATAGCGGTGAATTGGGGGTACGGACTCTCAATGATAAAAACCAAGTGCAATTTATCAATGTTTCACTGGTTGGGGATGGTGATGGCGGCGTCTGGGTTTCTGGGCTGCCCGACACAGTCACTCTGATTACTGTGGGACAAGAATATGTCACTACGGGAGATTTGGTTCGTGCGGAAATACTGAAAACTGGGGTGGAGTTTTCCCGGGAGAACGAAGCGAAGAAAGCTCCCGCAGTAGATTCCGCAGATTCCGCAGAGGTGACTCCGGTATCCGAAACTTCAGTGATTCCCGAGGGGGATTCGCGATGA